A single genomic interval of Methylosinus sp. LW4 harbors:
- a CDS encoding FecCD family ABC transporter permease, which yields MLHKPGTDHVSILLSIAIALLMLFSLTLGRYPVPFADVARIVFTTFPINAVGDYENAPWVVVEIVRMPRILLVTLCGMGLAMSGAAMQGVFRNPLVGPEIAGVSSGAALGGVAAIMLSWPPLAIVGLAFGSGLGALAAAFALARLTGRASTLALVLSGVIVGGFCGSLVGLLQTLADPLVKLPSIVYWLLGSFAGATYEKVAVVAGVTLFAGAALLALRWRINLLSLGETDAAALGANVEALRWGLMGLVALLVAAQVSVSGGVGWVGLIVPHLARMLVGPEHTRLLPTSACLGGIYLLAMDDIARSATEQEIPIGLLTSAVGAPIFAFLFWKTQSKGWMRE from the coding sequence ATGCTTCACAAGCCGGGCACCGATCATGTTTCCATCCTTCTCTCGATAGCCATTGCTCTCCTCATGCTGTTTTCGCTGACTCTGGGCCGCTATCCCGTCCCCTTCGCCGATGTCGCGCGCATTGTCTTCACCACCTTCCCGATCAACGCCGTCGGCGATTACGAGAACGCCCCCTGGGTCGTCGTCGAGATCGTGCGCATGCCGCGCATTCTGCTCGTCACGCTCTGCGGCATGGGGCTCGCGATGTCGGGCGCGGCGATGCAGGGCGTCTTTCGCAATCCGCTCGTCGGGCCGGAGATCGCCGGCGTCTCCTCCGGCGCAGCGCTCGGCGGCGTCGCCGCCATCATGCTGTCCTGGCCGCCGCTCGCCATCGTCGGTCTGGCCTTCGGCTCCGGCCTCGGCGCGCTCGCCGCCGCTTTCGCGCTCGCTCGGCTCACCGGACGCGCCAGCACGCTCGCTCTCGTGCTCTCCGGCGTCATCGTCGGCGGCTTCTGCGGCTCGCTCGTCGGCCTGTTGCAGACCCTCGCCGATCCTTTGGTGAAGCTGCCCTCCATCGTCTATTGGCTGCTCGGCAGCTTCGCCGGCGCCACTTACGAAAAGGTGGCGGTCGTCGCCGGCGTCACGCTCTTTGCGGGCGCGGCGCTGCTCGCTTTGCGCTGGCGCATCAATCTGCTCTCGCTCGGCGAGACCGACGCTGCGGCGCTCGGCGCCAATGTCGAAGCCTTGCGCTGGGGGCTGATGGGTCTCGTGGCCCTGCTCGTCGCCGCGCAAGTCTCCGTCTCGGGCGGCGTCGGCTGGGTCGGGCTCATCGTGCCGCATCTCGCGCGCATGCTGGTCGGGCCGGAGCATACACGCCTCTTGCCCACCTCCGCTTGTCTCGGCGGCATTTATCTCCTCGCCATGGATGATATCGCGCGCAGCGCGACCGAGCAGGAGATTCCGATCGGTCTGCTGACCAGCGCGGTCGGCGCGCCGATCTTCGCTTTCCTGTTCTGGAAGACGCAATCGAAAGGCTGGATGCGTGAGTGA